In one Lentimicrobium sp. L6 genomic region, the following are encoded:
- a CDS encoding sialate O-acetylesterase — MKTKPIAGNLILSLFLLISTTMFSQNQNFHIYLCFGQSNMEGSAAIEEQDRVVDPRFKMMASMDCPNLERGKGKWYTANPPLSQCYSGLSPADYFGRTMVEELPQDISIGIINVAIGGCDIRLFDKDLYQNYTRTYPEDWFIDKVNGYEGNPYQCLISLAKKAQKDGVIKGIILHQGETNTGDEQWPNYVKTIYENILSDLSLNAKEVPLLAGEVVHEEQGGICASMNPIINQLPDLIPTAHVISSRGCLVREDSVHFNSEGVRELGKRYAQEMLSLVK, encoded by the coding sequence ATGAAAACCAAGCCAATAGCTGGAAACCTAATTCTTTCCTTATTTTTACTAATCAGCACCACTATGTTCTCACAAAATCAAAACTTTCATATCTATTTATGCTTTGGTCAATCTAATATGGAAGGGTCAGCAGCTATAGAGGAGCAGGATAGGGTCGTCGACCCTCGGTTCAAAATGATGGCATCAATGGATTGTCCAAACTTAGAAAGAGGAAAAGGGAAATGGTATACGGCTAATCCTCCTCTGTCTCAATGTTATTCGGGGCTTTCTCCTGCTGATTATTTTGGTAGAACCATGGTTGAAGAGCTTCCTCAAGATATTTCTATTGGCATTATAAACGTAGCCATAGGAGGATGTGATATACGTTTGTTTGATAAGGATTTATATCAAAATTATACCCGAACATATCCTGAAGATTGGTTTATTGATAAGGTAAATGGGTATGAAGGGAATCCATATCAATGTTTGATTTCTTTGGCTAAAAAAGCGCAGAAAGATGGAGTGATAAAGGGGATTATTCTTCATCAAGGAGAAACCAATACTGGAGATGAGCAATGGCCGAATTATGTAAAAACTATTTATGAAAATATATTGTCTGATTTATCATTGAATGCCAAAGAAGTCCCATTATTGGCAGGAGAAGTGGTACATGAAGAACAGGGTGGGATTTGTGCTAGCATGAATCCTATCATCAATCAACTGCCTGATTTAATTCCTACAGCACATGTAATTTCCTCCAGAGGATGCTTAGTTCGTGAGGATAGTGTTCATTTTAATTCGGAGGGTGTGAGAGAACTAGGTAAACGATATGCTCAGGAAATGTTATCACTAGTTAAATAG
- a CDS encoding M90 family metallopeptidase, with amino-acid sequence MEFIVLIILLIALIIFFRLRNSKKSEWKIPQKPFPTPWKVILMENVAFYNSLNSEEEKLFEFKIQEFLLNVRITGIETNVDQKDEILIAASAIIPIFQFPEWKYTRLYEVLVYPSSFNEKFETQREGRSILGMVGSGYMAGKMILSKKALHHGFSNASDKKNTAVHEFVHLIDKTDGVIDGVPELLLDKQYVIPWIDLINKKIDEIYANKSDINPYGATNRSEFFSVISEYFFERPQLLKRKHPELYQLLEEVFNQDMSARALEKEKLSIGRNSPCPCNSGKKFKKCCGRNHY; translated from the coding sequence ATGGAATTCATTGTCCTTATTATTCTACTAATCGCATTGATAATTTTCTTTAGACTCAGAAATAGCAAAAAATCAGAATGGAAGATTCCTCAAAAACCTTTTCCAACTCCTTGGAAGGTGATTTTAATGGAAAATGTAGCCTTTTATAATTCATTAAATAGCGAAGAAGAGAAGCTTTTTGAGTTTAAGATTCAAGAGTTTTTATTGAATGTGAGAATCACTGGTATTGAAACTAATGTTGATCAAAAAGATGAGATATTGATTGCGGCCAGTGCCATTATTCCAATTTTTCAATTCCCTGAATGGAAATATACCCGTCTATATGAGGTGCTGGTATATCCATCCTCTTTTAATGAAAAATTTGAAACCCAAAGAGAAGGAAGGAGTATTTTGGGGATGGTAGGAAGTGGATATATGGCGGGCAAAATGATTCTCTCTAAAAAAGCATTGCATCATGGGTTTAGTAATGCAAGTGATAAGAAAAATACTGCGGTCCATGAGTTTGTTCATCTGATAGATAAAACAGATGGAGTTATAGATGGTGTTCCGGAATTATTGCTCGATAAGCAATATGTTATCCCTTGGATTGATTTAATCAATAAAAAGATAGATGAGATATATGCCAATAAATCAGATATTAACCCCTATGGAGCCACCAATAGAAGTGAATTCTTTTCAGTGATTAGCGAATATTTCTTTGAACGACCCCAGCTATTAAAACGAAAACACCCTGAATTATATCAACTATTAGAGGAGGTTTTTAATCAAGATATGAGTGCGAGAGCCTTGGAAAAGGAGAAATTGAGTATTGGTAGAAACAGTCCTTGCCCTTGTAATAGTGGCAAGAAATTTAAAAAGTGCTGTGGTAGAAATCATTATTAA
- a CDS encoding nitroreductase family protein — MEIKEAIISRKSIRKYTGESLTIKDKELLLSYLSQPKNLIGPFGNVIKIIFKDLDLKDEKIATYGFVKKAPSFLVTICKRNQENLLDLGFVVENLILFLQQNKISTCWLGGTFQRKKLQVEEELEEGDFIPIISPIGYAAEQAHLFGKIIRKMAKADSRLDFDSLFFQNDFQSPIISEKWKELLEYVRLAPSASNKQPWRIVITKDEKAHFFIARTPKYGSSLGYDIQMVDMGIALAHYVIVSGKTEIIIQNPKITLPNNNYSYLFSVK; from the coding sequence ATGGAAATCAAAGAAGCCATCATCAGTCGAAAGTCGATAAGAAAATATACTGGAGAATCTCTTACCATTAAAGATAAGGAATTGCTTCTGTCTTATTTATCTCAGCCCAAAAATTTAATTGGACCTTTCGGAAATGTCATCAAAATCATATTCAAAGATTTAGATTTAAAAGATGAAAAGATAGCAACATATGGATTTGTGAAGAAAGCACCTTCTTTTTTAGTGACTATATGTAAGAGAAATCAAGAGAATCTATTGGATTTGGGTTTTGTAGTAGAAAATTTAATTCTCTTTCTACAGCAAAATAAGATCAGCACTTGTTGGTTAGGAGGTACTTTTCAAAGAAAAAAATTACAAGTTGAAGAAGAATTAGAGGAGGGTGATTTTATTCCCATTATCTCTCCAATAGGATACGCAGCTGAACAAGCTCATTTGTTTGGGAAAATCATTCGCAAAATGGCTAAAGCCGATAGCCGTTTAGATTTCGATTCTCTCTTTTTTCAAAATGATTTTCAAAGTCCTATAATATCTGAAAAGTGGAAGGAGTTATTAGAGTATGTGAGATTGGCACCTAGTGCATCTAACAAACAGCCATGGAGAATTGTAATTACTAAGGATGAAAAAGCTCATTTTTTCATAGCCAGAACTCCAAAATATGGCAGCTCATTAGGCTATGATATACAAATGGTGGATATGGGAATTGCACTCGCTCATTATGTTATTGTCAGTGGAAAAACTGAAATCATCATCCAAAATCCTAAAATTACTTTACCAAATAACAACTATTCTTATTTGTTTAGTGTGAAATAA
- a CDS encoding putative signal transducing protein: MANDTQALLKTDDRIMAEDIKSLLEESEIYSLLRSDNPASSVMTAYVGSTYEGITIIVNTDEYVKAKEIIQNSPYVDVVSLF; the protein is encoded by the coding sequence ATGGCAAACGACACTCAAGCGCTTCTCAAAACAGATGACCGTATAATGGCTGAAGATATTAAAAGTCTTTTAGAGGAATCTGAAATATATTCATTACTCCGATCTGATAATCCAGCCTCCTCCGTTATGACTGCATATGTTGGCAGTACCTACGAAGGAATTACCATTATCGTAAATACGGATGAATACGTGAAGGCCAAAGAAATTATTCAAAACAGTCCATATGTTGATGTTGTTTCATTATTTTAA
- the mazG gene encoding nucleoside triphosphate pyrophosphohydrolase, with protein MQEKLKAFERLLTIMDELRAGCPWDQKQTLESLRYLTIEEVYELSDAILDKDMTEIKKELGDLMLHMVFYAKIGSETHSFDMADVLNGISEKLIFRHPHIYGDVKANDAETVKQNWEKLKLKEGRESVLDGVPQSLPAVVKAYRIQEKVKGVGFDWEKPEQVWEKVEEELQEFKAEAEKENEKDKMEAEFGDLMFSLINYARFLDINPEDALERTNKKFIKRFKYLESESKKDGKDISDMSLTEMDVYWNKAKTL; from the coding sequence ATGCAGGAGAAATTAAAAGCCTTCGAAAGACTATTAACCATCATGGATGAGCTTAGAGCGGGTTGTCCTTGGGACCAAAAACAAACTTTAGAAAGCCTCCGATATCTAACCATTGAAGAAGTATATGAATTATCAGATGCCATTTTGGATAAAGACATGACCGAAATAAAAAAAGAATTAGGCGATTTAATGCTGCATATGGTTTTTTATGCCAAAATAGGAAGCGAGACTCATTCTTTTGATATGGCCGATGTTTTAAATGGAATTAGTGAGAAGTTAATATTTCGCCATCCTCATATTTATGGCGATGTGAAAGCTAATGATGCCGAAACTGTAAAACAGAACTGGGAAAAACTAAAATTAAAAGAAGGTCGTGAATCGGTTCTTGATGGCGTACCTCAGTCTTTACCGGCAGTAGTTAAAGCCTACCGCATTCAAGAGAAAGTAAAAGGAGTTGGCTTCGATTGGGAAAAACCAGAGCAGGTTTGGGAGAAAGTAGAGGAGGAATTACAAGAATTTAAAGCAGAAGCAGAAAAAGAAAACGAGAAGGACAAGATGGAAGCTGAATTTGGCGATTTGATGTTTTCATTAATAAACTACGCTCGGTTCTTGGATATCAATCCTGAAGATGCATTAGAACGTACAAATAAAAAATTCATCAAGCGGTTTAAATACCTAGAAAGTGAAAGCAAGAAAGATGGAAAAGACATTTCAGATATGAGTCTTACCGAAATGGATGTGTATTGGAATAAAGCTAAAACATTATAG
- a CDS encoding acyloxyacyl hydrolase: MGILKNSWILFILLLVVIVPVRSQSAYSKFKVKSFKHKKYNSNLQIEPRIYYGFLINHHTELEPFNSHIPGFEISLVKDTYGKKEWEKIHNYPIIGVSLFYSTLSDHPAVGQVVAVCPFVSFPIIRHKNDYFGFRLGVGLGYLTKKFDPLTNYKNIAIGSHVNVAINLMLEYRKQLSKSTALTAGFSLIHFSNGSTATPNYGLNLPMLSAGVSQRLSEPNSKIAQRKPSIPPWSYKPNKIFIFNVLAGYATKNMGDVFGERFDVYMASVSTLKYFNEISALGFSFDFSYDGSHEAKQEQVGIINPSFITIMRPGIAPTYEFRMSRLIIGVGVGFYWGGREKSEGDIYESMTLKVLAYKNTFVTVNLRAHGARAAFVSYGLGYRLQYDWGKR, translated from the coding sequence ATGGGGATTCTTAAAAATAGTTGGATTTTATTTATATTGTTGTTGGTCGTTATAGTGCCAGTGCGAAGTCAATCCGCCTATTCTAAATTTAAAGTGAAATCCTTCAAACACAAAAAGTATAATAGCAATCTTCAGATTGAGCCCCGTATCTATTATGGATTTCTTATCAATCATCACACCGAATTAGAACCTTTTAATTCTCATATTCCAGGTTTTGAAATCAGTTTGGTAAAAGATACCTATGGAAAGAAGGAATGGGAAAAGATTCATAATTATCCTATTATAGGAGTGAGCTTGTTTTATAGTACCTTATCTGACCATCCTGCAGTAGGCCAGGTTGTTGCGGTTTGTCCTTTTGTTTCCTTTCCTATTATCAGGCATAAAAATGATTATTTCGGATTTCGATTGGGAGTAGGTTTAGGCTATCTAACCAAAAAATTCGATCCGCTAACAAATTATAAGAATATTGCCATTGGTTCTCATGTAAATGTGGCTATTAATTTAATGTTAGAATATAGGAAGCAATTGAGTAAGTCAACTGCATTAACAGCTGGTTTTAGTTTGATTCACTTTAGTAATGGAAGTACCGCTACACCAAATTATGGTTTGAATCTTCCAATGCTTTCTGCAGGTGTAAGTCAGCGATTGAGTGAGCCAAATAGTAAGATTGCACAAAGAAAACCTAGCATACCTCCTTGGAGTTATAAGCCTAATAAAATATTTATATTTAATGTTTTAGCAGGGTATGCCACAAAAAATATGGGGGATGTTTTTGGAGAGCGTTTTGATGTTTATATGGCTTCAGTGAGTACTCTAAAATATTTTAATGAAATTAGTGCTTTAGGTTTTTCATTTGATTTTAGTTATGACGGTAGTCATGAAGCCAAGCAAGAACAAGTAGGGATAATTAATCCTAGTTTCATCACCATTATGCGACCTGGAATTGCACCAACTTATGAATTTAGAATGTCAAGATTGATTATTGGAGTAGGTGTTGGATTTTATTGGGGCGGAAGAGAAAAATCGGAGGGTGATATTTATGAATCTATGACATTAAAAGTTTTGGCCTATAAAAATACTTTTGTAACTGTTAATTTAAGAGCTCATGGGGCTCGTGCTGCATTTGTTTCTTATGGTCTAGGTTACCGTTTACAATACGATTGGGGGAAGAGATAA
- a CDS encoding GIN domain-containing protein, whose product MEKRNALRFLKWINIFTFFILLLGLNSCKKGDPTDCFKSTGSDITQERPATTFDKIVLSDNVNLVLTQGNDYSISVHGGKNVLKKVRTDIDDRVLKIENRNSCNWMRNFDREITVYANFETINEIEYRGSGDISCTNTIVQDSLTLNIWEGAGKVEMDVEMYRNFIYFHIGTADVYYKGNTHLSYVTGSSFGPIYAQNLRSTFTYIANHGSNNCYVQANLRIEATISSLGNIYYWGDAEELVDKTGSGILIKMD is encoded by the coding sequence ATGGAAAAGAGAAACGCATTAAGATTTCTGAAATGGATTAATATTTTTACCTTTTTTATATTATTGTTAGGGTTGAATTCTTGTAAGAAAGGAGACCCCACTGATTGTTTTAAAAGTACAGGTTCAGATATTACTCAGGAGCGTCCAGCTACCACTTTTGATAAAATTGTTTTAAGTGATAATGTGAATTTGGTTCTTACCCAAGGAAACGACTATTCTATCTCTGTACACGGCGGGAAAAATGTGCTAAAGAAAGTTAGGACAGATATAGATGATAGGGTGTTGAAAATTGAAAACAGAAACTCTTGCAATTGGATGAGGAATTTCGATAGAGAGATTACTGTTTATGCCAATTTTGAAACCATTAATGAAATAGAATATCGAGGAAGTGGAGATATTAGTTGTACCAATACTATTGTTCAAGATTCTTTAACTTTAAATATTTGGGAAGGTGCAGGAAAAGTGGAAATGGATGTTGAAATGTATAGGAACTTCATCTATTTTCATATAGGAACTGCAGATGTGTATTATAAAGGTAATACACATTTAAGTTATGTTACTGGCTCTAGTTTTGGACCTATCTATGCACAGAATCTAAGATCTACTTTTACCTATATTGCCAATCATGGTTCTAATAACTGTTATGTTCAAGCAAATCTACGTATTGAAGCTACTATTTCTAGTCTTGGGAATATTTATTATTGGGGAGATGCTGAAGAATTGGTTGATAAAACTGGTAGTGGCATTTTAATCAAGATGGATTAA
- a CDS encoding GEVED domain-containing protein has product MKHLSSMMLFILAIAISGFAQEKQSVKATEFGMLPTPTVVPSIAKQIANGTIQLADPNMDPLPGHPKRRGVNNVVPGKGLPVNGDALVANQERAVKKQGREALLVFDANTSPYTPSDPTGAVGPNHFVGAWNTGFRVFDKEGNPLTSAMSLSTLFPGNNAGDPIVLYDVEADRFVITEFDHSPNGLNIAICQGPDPVNDDWHVYTSGLGTGAFPDYPKFSIWSDGYYITANINSSNRIFIMERDKMLVGDDAQFVLLPMPGLAKNGFYSPQFFNTTDGNLPPVGEPAYVVYMQDDAWSGVSEDHLKIWSVTADWEDISNSEISTAVQIPTTPFVSVFDGGSFSNRPQPSGPQQDVLQATVMNQAQYRRFADHNSAIFNFVVDVESSGEKAGIRWYEMRQTADGEPWEIYQEGTFVSPNNNKDAFSGSMAMDGQGNIGMGYTTVSSTEKIAIYFTGRYASDPVGQMTIDESLIAQSTANNPSNRLADYVHLTLDPSDDKTFWHIAEYFNGGRKDVVGAFKIAPDFQNDIGVASVDQPEDGLLTDSELITITVFNAGEAEQANFEVNYQIDGGDIITEIFTATIAPQGYESFTFAQTTDMSTIGQTYEIMAFTSLADDEDPSNDAVIKEVTHYGPTDLGVTMINTPMTGENLSSDEQVSISIKNFGTEEQSDFDVSYDADGMVVSEVVSGPLAFGETLDYTFTSPADLSDLGMHYMKAYTSLSGDTDMNNDTTHKLVVNSNCIPMANCANDHEIARIQLGTIDNESGCSENGYGDFVNQMTDLVRNTSHELIMSASYGDQFVKVWIDFNDDFVYDADEVVAAFEMADGQGSGDYTQTEELIIPQNANLGEHLMRVKLSWIVPIGDDQACNDIPEGGETEDYMVNVLSYVGIESMPLQEAEMIVANMGNNQFRVSMNSAETTEPLRIDVHNTMGQCLLHNRVIKTNDRYTYDIDMSYAKPGLYIIRFGTDEYGKVRKILVK; this is encoded by the coding sequence ATGAAACACTTATCATCAATGATGTTGTTTATTTTGGCAATAGCTATATCAGGCTTTGCACAAGAAAAGCAATCAGTAAAAGCTACCGAATTTGGAATGCTACCAACGCCAACAGTAGTTCCAAGTATTGCAAAACAAATTGCAAATGGAACCATTCAATTAGCGGATCCTAATATGGACCCATTACCAGGGCATCCTAAGAGAAGAGGAGTAAATAATGTGGTACCAGGAAAAGGATTACCAGTTAATGGTGATGCATTAGTTGCTAATCAGGAAAGAGCGGTTAAGAAACAAGGTAGAGAAGCTTTATTGGTTTTCGATGCCAATACTTCTCCATATACTCCTTCGGATCCAACTGGAGCAGTAGGTCCAAACCACTTTGTTGGTGCTTGGAATACTGGATTTAGAGTTTTTGATAAGGAAGGAAATCCATTGACTTCTGCAATGAGTTTATCTACACTATTTCCAGGGAATAATGCCGGAGACCCTATTGTTTTATACGATGTAGAAGCTGATAGGTTTGTAATCACAGAATTTGATCACAGCCCTAATGGTTTAAATATTGCTATTTGTCAAGGACCAGATCCTGTAAATGACGACTGGCATGTTTATACTTCAGGATTAGGAACAGGAGCATTCCCAGATTACCCTAAGTTCTCTATTTGGTCTGATGGTTACTATATCACTGCCAATATCAATAGTTCCAATAGAATCTTCATTATGGAAAGAGATAAGATGCTAGTTGGTGATGATGCGCAGTTCGTATTACTTCCAATGCCAGGTCTTGCAAAAAATGGATTCTATAGTCCACAGTTTTTCAATACCACCGATGGCAATTTACCTCCAGTTGGAGAACCTGCTTATGTGGTATATATGCAAGATGATGCTTGGTCTGGAGTTTCTGAAGATCATTTAAAAATATGGAGTGTTACAGCCGATTGGGAAGATATTTCAAATAGTGAAATCTCTACCGCCGTTCAAATTCCAACAACTCCATTTGTATCTGTTTTTGATGGCGGGTCATTCTCAAATAGACCACAACCATCAGGGCCACAACAAGATGTATTGCAGGCAACAGTAATGAACCAAGCACAATACCGTAGATTCGCTGACCACAATTCAGCTATCTTTAATTTTGTTGTAGATGTCGAATCCTCAGGAGAAAAAGCTGGTATTCGTTGGTACGAGATGCGCCAAACTGCTGATGGAGAACCATGGGAGATTTATCAAGAAGGTACTTTCGTAAGTCCTAATAATAATAAAGATGCTTTCTCGGGGAGTATGGCTATGGATGGTCAAGGTAATATTGGAATGGGATATACAACAGTGAGTTCTACTGAAAAGATTGCCATTTATTTTACAGGACGTTATGCTTCTGATCCAGTTGGACAAATGACCATTGATGAAAGCTTAATTGCACAAAGTACAGCAAATAATCCTTCCAATAGATTAGCGGATTATGTACACTTAACTTTAGATCCTAGTGATGATAAGACTTTCTGGCATATTGCAGAGTATTTTAATGGTGGTAGAAAAGATGTGGTAGGAGCTTTCAAAATCGCCCCTGATTTTCAGAATGATATAGGAGTGGCTTCAGTCGATCAACCTGAGGATGGTTTGTTAACAGATTCTGAGTTGATTACCATAACTGTTTTTAATGCAGGAGAGGCAGAGCAAGCGAATTTTGAAGTGAATTATCAAATAGATGGTGGCGATATTATAACAGAAATATTTACTGCTACTATTGCGCCTCAGGGATACGAGAGTTTTACTTTTGCTCAAACAACAGATATGAGTACAATTGGTCAAACCTATGAAATCATGGCTTTTACAAGCCTAGCAGACGATGAGGATCCTAGTAATGATGCTGTAATTAAAGAGGTAACGCATTATGGTCCTACCGATTTAGGAGTTACAATGATAAATACACCAATGACTGGTGAGAACTTAAGCTCAGACGAACAAGTAAGTATCTCTATTAAAAACTTTGGTACTGAAGAACAAAGTGATTTTGATGTGTCTTATGATGCCGATGGTATGGTAGTATCGGAAGTGGTTAGTGGTCCTTTGGCTTTTGGTGAAACCCTAGATTATACTTTTACCTCCCCTGCTGATTTATCAGATTTAGGGATGCATTATATGAAAGCTTATACCTCATTAAGTGGTGATACAGATATGAATAATGATACTACACATAAATTAGTTGTGAATAGTAATTGTATTCCAATGGCCAATTGTGCCAATGATCATGAAATTGCTAGAATTCAATTGGGAACCATTGATAACGAAAGTGGTTGCTCTGAGAATGGATATGGTGACTTTGTAAATCAAATGACTGATTTGGTAAGAAACACAAGTCATGAACTCATTATGTCTGCCTCTTATGGAGATCAGTTCGTAAAAGTTTGGATAGATTTTAATGATGATTTTGTTTATGATGCTGATGAAGTAGTTGCTGCTTTTGAAATGGCAGATGGACAAGGTTCTGGTGACTATACACAAACTGAAGAATTAATTATTCCACAAAATGCTAACTTAGGTGAGCATTTAATGAGAGTTAAGTTAAGTTGGATTGTTCCCATTGGTGATGACCAAGCTTGTAATGATATTCCTGAAGGTGGTGAAACTGAAGATTATATGGTTAATGTTTTGTCTTATGTTGGAATTGAATCCATGCCTCTTCAAGAAGCGGAGATGATTGTGGCCAATATGGGTAATAATCAGTTTAGAGTTTCTATGAACTCTGCTGAAACTACTGAGCCGTTGAGAATCGATGTTCATAATACTATGGGTCAATGTTTATTGCATAATAGAGTCATTAAGACTAACGATCGCTATACTTACGATATTGATATGTCTTATGCAAAGCCTGGATTATATATCATTAGATTTGGAACTGATGAATATGGTAAGGTGAGAAAGATTTTGGTAAAATAA
- a CDS encoding DUF721 domain-containing protein, with translation MFSGRKEMSIGDVLKKVLQENDLEEGVDETRLLQEWENIMGKHICNHTISKRVSQSILYVHLDSAALRHELSYRRDELKKALNYAVGKEVIKDIVFA, from the coding sequence ATGTTTAGTGGAAGAAAAGAAATGAGTATCGGAGATGTTTTAAAAAAAGTACTCCAAGAAAATGATTTAGAGGAGGGTGTTGACGAAACCAGACTCCTTCAAGAGTGGGAAAACATCATGGGAAAGCATATCTGCAACCATACTATAAGTAAACGAGTTTCTCAGTCGATTCTCTACGTTCATTTAGATTCTGCAGCGTTACGCCACGAGCTAAGCTATCGCCGCGACGAGTTAAAGAAAGCCCTCAATTATGCCGTTGGAAAAGAAGTGATTAAAGATATTGTTTTTGCATAA
- a CDS encoding DNA replication/repair protein RecF, protein MHLKQLKFTNFKNYTEGDISFSPKINCFIGNNGVGKTNILDAIYYLSFCKSYFNPIDSQNIRHTQDFFAIHGYYEQQNGSNDKVQCVLKPNKKKQFKLNDKEYDRLADHIGLLPLVMISPYDRDLINNHSDVRRKYLDGVISQFNGLYLTNLLNYNKALQQRNALLKSFAENRSFDADLLEMWDHKLNDLGSQIFEVRAQFIEDFRPIFQKYFSFISDGKEEVGIKYNSQLHQNELSLLLKENLRKDQAIRYTSVGIHKDDLEFTISSYPIKKYGSQGQQKSYVIAIKLAQFEYMRQIKKQKPILLLDDIFDKLDSQRVEQIIKLVNEEEFGQVFITDTQKERIEHIFEHNSMDHKIFSIENQVISPLNS, encoded by the coding sequence ATGCACCTTAAACAACTGAAATTCACAAACTTCAAAAACTATACGGAGGGAGATATCTCCTTTTCTCCTAAGATAAATTGCTTTATTGGGAATAATGGCGTGGGCAAAACCAATATTTTGGATGCTATCTATTATTTATCATTTTGCAAGAGCTATTTTAATCCTATAGATTCTCAAAACATACGTCATACTCAGGATTTCTTTGCCATACATGGATATTATGAACAGCAAAATGGCTCTAACGATAAGGTACAATGCGTACTTAAACCCAATAAGAAAAAGCAGTTCAAACTCAATGACAAAGAATATGATCGCTTGGCCGACCATATCGGACTCTTACCACTCGTCATGATCTCACCTTACGATAGAGACCTCATCAACAACCATAGCGATGTGAGAAGAAAGTATTTAGATGGTGTGATATCACAATTTAACGGACTCTACCTCACCAACCTCCTCAATTATAATAAGGCCTTACAACAAAGAAATGCATTGCTCAAAAGCTTTGCCGAGAACAGAAGTTTTGATGCCGATCTATTAGAAATGTGGGATCATAAATTAAACGATTTGGGGAGTCAAATTTTTGAAGTCAGAGCTCAATTTATTGAAGATTTTCGCCCTATATTTCAGAAATATTTTAGTTTTATAAGCGATGGAAAGGAAGAGGTGGGCATTAAATATAATTCACAGCTTCATCAAAATGAACTCTCCCTCTTACTCAAAGAAAATTTGAGAAAAGACCAAGCCATTCGATATACATCTGTTGGAATTCATAAAGATGATTTAGAATTTACCATTTCCTCCTACCCTATTAAAAAATATGGTTCACAAGGCCAACAAAAGTCATATGTGATAGCCATCAAATTGGCTCAGTTTGAATATATGCGCCAAATTAAAAAGCAAAAACCCATTCTTTTACTCGATGATATCTTCGATAAATTAGACAGCCAAAGAGTAGAGCAAATCATTAAATTAGTTAATGAGGAAGAGTTTGGGCAAGTATTTATTACTGATACCCAGAAAGAAAGAATCGAGCATATTTTCGAACATAATTCTATGGATCATAAAATCTTTAGTATCGAAAATCAAGTTATTAGCCCTTTAAATTCATAA
- a CDS encoding C40 family peptidase, producing MSFGFCHLSIVPMRKDPSDTSEMISQLLFGDVFEVLEKTTKNWILIRNSYDNYEGYIDPKQQLEMNSEDFLASQENNFVNKEITNITSPFGQQIIPPACSFSGKEMKLNTMVFEAPEDIVEITKPNSEEILKLAMTYLNAPYLWGGKTPFGIDCSGLTQMVYKMAGIKLFRDAAQQATQGEVLNFLEEAKIGDLAFFDNEEGNIIHVGIIISPNEIIHASGQVRIDTLDHQGIFNKEIGEYSHQLRLVKTFL from the coding sequence ATGAGCTTTGGTTTTTGCCACCTTTCGATAGTTCCCATGAGGAAAGATCCATCAGATACCAGTGAAATGATTTCCCAATTATTATTTGGCGATGTTTTTGAAGTCCTTGAAAAAACGACCAAAAATTGGATTCTTATTCGCAATTCATACGATAATTACGAAGGATATATAGATCCTAAACAGCAATTAGAAATGAATAGCGAAGATTTTTTAGCTTCTCAAGAAAACAATTTTGTAAACAAAGAGATTACAAACATCACTAGTCCCTTTGGCCAACAGATTATTCCTCCAGCTTGTAGCTTTTCTGGAAAAGAAATGAAGCTTAATACAATGGTTTTTGAAGCCCCCGAAGATATAGTAGAGATTACAAAACCCAATTCTGAAGAAATCTTAAAGCTGGCCATGACTTATTTGAATGCTCCATATTTATGGGGCGGAAAAACGCCATTCGGAATTGATTGCTCAGGTTTAACACAAATGGTTTACAAAATGGCGGGGATTAAACTCTTTAGAGATGCCGCTCAACAAGCCACCCAAGGAGAAGTACTCAATTTTTTAGAGGAGGCTAAAATTGGAGATTTGGCTTTCTTCGATAATGAGGAGGGTAATATTATTCATGTGGGTATTATTATTTCGCCAAACGAGATTATTCATGCGAGTGGACAAGTAAGAATAGATACTCTTGATCATCAAGGGATATTTAATAAGGAAATTGGAGAGTATTCACATCAATTGCGCTTGGTAAAAACCTTTTTATAG